In Balearica regulorum gibbericeps isolate bBalReg1 chromosome 2, bBalReg1.pri, whole genome shotgun sequence, one DNA window encodes the following:
- the LOC142600701 gene encoding feather keratin-like — MACYDLCRPCGPTPLANSCNEPCVRQCEDSRVVIQPSTVVVTLPGPILSSFPQNTAVGSSSSAAVGNVLSSQGVPISGGFGLGSGFGGLGCFGGLRGCYPC; from the coding sequence ATGGCCTGCTACGACCTCTGCCGCCCCTGCGGACCCACCCCGCTGGCTAACAGCTGCAACGAGCCCTGTGTCAGGCAGTGCGAGGACTCCCGCGTCGTCATCCAGCCTTCCACCGTGGTGGTCACCCTGCCCGgacccatcctcagctccttcccccagaACACCGCCGTCGGATCCTCCTCATCGGCTGCCGTGGGCAACGTCCTCAGCTCCCAGGGAGTGCCCATCTCTGGTGGCTTCGGCCTCGGCTCCGGCTTCGGAGGCCTGGGCTGCTTCGGCGGCCTAAGAGGCTGCTACCCCTGCTAA